From Pedobacter aquae:
TAACCTATATCAACACAAATGATTATGATGGGCAATATCTAACTTGGGCAACAAATGGGTTTGCAGGTTATATGATGTTGATTGAAGGAAAGTTTTCAATTAATGGAGATAGAGGTTTATTAAAGCCTAAAATGCCAAACATTAACTTGCTTTATGTGAAAAATATAGTTGAGCCAAAATTAAGAGAATTAGCAAAAGGAAGAAAAGGAGAAAACGGTTCAGATGAATTTACAAAAGTTTACCCAAAAATGGTGGAAGAGGTTGAAATCGTTATGCCTGTTGATGAGGATGGAAACTTTGATTTAGAAACGCAAAAAGATGTTGTAGATAAAATCTTATATGTAGAAGATATCAAAAAAGCGATTGAAGAATATAAATATCAAATTAAAAACATATTAATAGAAATAGAAACCGAAAATTCAAGTAAAGAATTTCTTTTAAGTGATGTTTTTGACTTCCCTTCTATAAAAGGATTAACTGCAAGTTTCATTCAAAAAAATCAAGGTAATGTGCCTGTATATGGTGGTCGTAAAGACGAAACACCTATTGGATATATAAAGGATAATCTTTCCAGTGTGAAATATTTTGACAATTGCCTTGCTTGGAATAGAGAAGGTTCTGTAGGTTTTGTTTTTTGGCATAAACACAGATTTACAACGAATGACCATCATCGCCCCTTAATTGTTAAAACACAATTTGAAAAACTTATAGACTTGGATTATATGAGATATACCTTAGAAAAGGTTTTATTAAGCCAAGGATTTGAATGGAGCAAAACAGCCAGTAAAGAAAAAGTTGAAAAATTCAAGGTAACAATACCAATTCTAAAAAGTGGCACTATCGATTTGAATACTCAACAAGAAATTGCAGCAAAGTATCTTAAAATTGACGCTATAAAAAGGGGGATATTAGAAGAACTTGATAGGATTTCAAAAATAGAAATTGACTTTGAATAGCCAACTCATTTGGTGGCACATTTGCAGTTTTTCCAATCGCACAAAGCAAAGCAAAAAACAGCAAAAGAGCCACCAAGCCAACGCACCAAGACAGACACGAAATGACAACGAACAACCACGACAGAAAAGAAGGGCGAAGTGCTAACACGGGTTTGGCAAAAGTGGCGGTTCAGTGCTCCGCAGACACATTTGTGGTTAATCAAAGTTTGGTTCTCCGCATCAGCATTTGTGGTGAAAATCGCCACCTTCGCCAAGCCCGAAAACGTTATGCCTCATTCTAAAAAGACGACAGTGCAACAAACGAACGACAGAAATATGACGGAAAGAAAAGCCAACGCTTCGGCAAAATCAAAAGAGGTGCAACCCAACGCACAAGCCGACCCACAGTTGCACCACATTTGCTTTTGCCCCAACCGCACCACGACAACATTCACCGTATGACACAACTTCAAGCTGGCTAACTAAGCTAAATGCTATCCAACAAATAGCCTAGTTCTTTAGGTAGATTGATTTGACCTCATTATTTTTAACCACTAACCTAAAAATCATATTTATGATACTATCAAATGATATTGGAGAAAAGTGTTTGCTGTATTTCGCAGACAAAATATCCAGAATTATATGGAGAAGAAACTACTGTGCATAACAGCACCTTGCCAAAAGCGGGGGGGCGTGGTGGCAGAAACTTTTCGGCTCCGAATAAACATTAATCGTAGCTTGATAGATGATGCTCCGAAAGCCCCGCCTTCGAAACGTTAGCGGCATGCAGTGAGCGACACTTCAACATATAAAAATCTGCATGTGACAAGACCGTTTTCATAATCAATTTTTTACCTTTGACGAAATGGATATTGAACAATTAAAATATACCGACTTAATCAACCAAATTGGCGGACTTCTTCAAAAAGGGAGAGAGCAAGTTGCTAAGTCGGTAAACACAATTTTGGTTCAGACCTATTGGTTAATCGGCAGACACATCGTTGAATTTGAGCAAGGCGGTAAAGAAAAAGCAGCGTATGGAACTTTTCTATTTGAACA
This genomic window contains:
- a CDS encoding DUF1016 N-terminal domain-containing protein — protein: MDIEQLKYTDLINQIGGLLQKGREQVAKSVNTILVQTYWLIGRHIVEFEQGGKEKAAYGTFLFEQLSEDLTQLYGKGFSRDNLLYMRKLYLNFP